Genomic segment of Candidatus Taylorbacteria bacterium:
CAGATCACCGGAATCCCTCCATTTACCGAAAACCCCTTAAGCACAATCGGCAATGACTGGAATCTTCCTCGCTCGCTTCTCTCCCCCGAGAAAATGGAAGAAATAAAAAAAATCGGCAACCTCATCGGCCTAAAATTGCAAAGCGACGGTTGGAAAGGACTTTTTGGCATTGACGTCATTTGCGACGAAAAAAGCAAAAAACTATATCTACTAGAAGTGAACGCCCGCCAGGCCGCAGGAGTGACCTATGAATCGGAGCTTCAGTCCGCCATGCGCGAGAAGGGAGCTTCCGGAGTAACGACTTTCGAAGCGCACTTAGAAGCTTTGGGGGGCACCGAACAGTCTCTGCCGATTATAGAAATAAATGACGGCGCGCAAATTATTCAAAGAGTTACATCAAAGCCCGCGACGTTGAACATCGAAAAACTAGAAAAATCAGGATACCATGTGATTAAATACAGCAATACAAAATTTGGTAGCGAGCTCATACGCATTCAGAGCACACAAGGAATTATGGCGACTCATGGTATATTTAACAGACAAGGAAAAGAGATTGCTGAGATTATTTCCAGTTCTTAATTTTTTGTCACATACCACTATACCAATGAAGAAATATACTAATAGATACTAATAATTAAAAATTCCTTATTGATTATTCGTAGACATTTGTATATCGGTTTCATTAGCATATTAATATATTTATTTTCCAATGACTTCCCGCACCTTAACCCCAAGAGCTCTCTCGGTAATGGAAGATTACCTGCATTTGCCGTTCCCAAATAAAAATGTTTCCTGCCCGTACTACAACAACAAACGCGGGAGCGTCCGAGCCGGTCTTCGGGTGCTCGTTGGAAAAGGAACCGCGCACGAAATCGCCGAGGAAATCAAGCTCATCTCGATGAAAGAGAAAATCGATCTATCCCACATGAGCGACGAAGGGCTCACAAAAATGCTCGTTGAACATAAAATCGGAATAGACTGCTCCGGACTCGCGTACCAGATATTAAACGCAGAGAGCATCTCCGAGAGCTTCGGACCTCTAAAATCACATCTCAAATTCCCGTACGCAAAAAATATTGTAAGGAGACTTCTAAGCCGGATGCGTCCCATCGAAAACACAGGGGTGCGCTCGTTTGCCCATGAAAACAACAGCCGAGAAATTGAATTTGCAAGAGCCCAGCCGGGCGACTATATCGTATTGCTTTGCACGGGAAAGGAAAAAACATACAATCACATTTTAGTCATCTATCAAACAGACTACGAAGAGGAAATTTTGAAAGCAATTCATTATGTCCATTCTTTCGCTTGGCCAACCGACGGACGCTACGCGCACGGCGTCCGGAAAGGCGCCATCACGATAACCGATCCAGTAAATCCGCTTGCGGACCAGCTCTGGACCGAACAGGGAAAAACCGGCAAAGAAAATTTCACTCATGAAAAAGCCCGCGAAGCAATGTATGTGAGCTTGAGGAGGTTGAATTGGTTTTAATATCCGCCCGCAGAATTTTGCGCTTTCCAAAATTTTGCGGTTTGCGGATATTAACCCCGCATCAACCCCAGGCCGAGCGCGGGTGGCGAATAGGCACATCCTTCTTCACGAGCGAAGCGCGAGGCCGTATGACCTCTGGTGCTGGGCTAAAATTTATCTGCTCCGAAAATAAAAAGAACCCGAAGATTCTGTATCTTGGGTTCTGGGGAGACCTGATTACCAAAACGCGACAAGGATAATTTCGCTCCAATAGCGGCCTCCCTGACCCTCGTCCTGATAATCTTGTTTGCGAACAACCACCGGAATTTTTTGTGAATGGAGCCACTCGACAACTCTCCAGGCACCCTCGAAAAGATTTTCTGCAGTGAGACCGTGCAACGAATATTCCCGCATGGCAACTTCCACATCATTTTGACGGTGTAAGGCTGCTTCCAATTTCATCACTTCCAGGATTTGCTCTCCCCGTTCTGCTGCCCGACCGAGCAGAACAGGTAGATGCCTGATCAATTCGTCAGCTTTCCACATATCGGCTTGAATTAGGTCTTGACGGCGGTGCTGTTCAATGTCTTTCGCATCCATTTTCTTCTCTGCAACGGCACATCTTGCGGTTGCACGCAATTCATCTAATAAATCGCTCATAGTTTGCTCCAGTTTGTTCTTAGCAGTTGTTATTAACTGCATCTTTCAATGTACAAAAATACTCTGAAAGATACAGTTAATTTGACATAATTTTGAAAAACTATCCTTACGCACTGTATCATATAATTTTAAACGGTCAACTTTTCTCTCTACATTCCTCCATCAAATTCGCTCCTCTTCCTAATTCCTCACTCTCCCCTTTATACTTTATACTTTTTGCCCTATACTCTTAGGACGTACGATTTTGGATGAAGTTCGAGGAGCTAGCGAGTAATGCGACCAAGCTGTAGTTTGATGCTACTGCGCGGGAGCATACGGAGCTGGCGACGAAGAAATTCGCCAAAATAGGACGTCCTAACTTTATACTCTCTTTTATGCCCACCGCAGTTCTCACCCTTGATATTTTAGCCAAAATCATCGGATTTTCGATACTTTCGTGCATTTTGGCATTCGCCTGGAGCCCCGCTCTCACGTTTATTCTGTATAAATATAAAATTACAAGAAGAGACACATTTGACCCGACCCTGGGTCTGGAATCAAGAAAATCGAAAGCAAATGTTCCCGTGATGGGTGGAATTTTGATTATTGCAACCGTTGCGGTAATTACCATGCTCGCAAACTGGTCGAGAAGCTTCACGTGGGTGCCTGTGGGTGTTATGCTCCTCTCCGCACTCTTAGGAGGCGTGGACGATTTGTTGAACATTTTCGGCAAGGAAAGGCGGTCGAGAAAGTTGAAACAAGTCTTCACGCTCATTCGAATTCATCGCGACATCGGGATGAGAATCTGGTACGCGATTACCCTCCCTTGGTCGATTTTCAAACGCGCTTCTGCATGGCTTTCCAAACATCCCGGCAAAGGCATTCATGTCCACGAAAAACTTTTTCTCCAGTTTGCGGCGGGATCTCTTTCTGCTTGGTGGGTGTATTACAAACTCGGAAGCCACTTCAGAGAAATCTATATTCCTTTCACGGGAAATTATCTCGACATTGGCTGGCTTTTGATTCCGCTCATTATTTTCATCGTCATGTTCACTGCAAACGCGGTCAACATCGCCGACGGAATGGACGGACTTGCGGGAGGAATGCTCATTCCCACTTTTTCCGCCCTCGCGCTTTTAAGTTGGATTTATGGGTATGACGAAATCGCCATTTTAAACGGCACGGTTTTGGGGGCTTTAATCACCTACACCTATTTCAATATCAAACCCGCGCGCTTCCAGATGGGCGACGTTGGGTCTCTTGGATTGGGCGCGCTTCTTGCCATTAACGCAATTGTCGTGAACCAGATTGCCGTTTTATTTTTTCTCGGATTCATGTTTTACATCGAGGCAGTCACGGTTTTAATACAGGTGGCCGGAAGATACATCGTAGGCAGGAGAATTTTCAAAATGGCGCCGATCCACCACCACTTCGAACTTTTGGGCTGGAGCGAGGAGAAAATCGTGATGCGCTTTTGGATTATCCACCTGGCGTTTGTTTTCTTGGGCGTTTGGATTGCTTTGCATTAGCAGCTTAGAGCTTTTAGCTATTAGCTTTTAGCTTTAATTCAGAAGCTAACACCTGATAGCTAATAGCTAATAGCTTATGTATCTAGAATGGAACAAAAAAATACTGCCTGATTTTACCGATGCGAGCATCGAGAAGCTCTACGATGAGGGCTATGTGTTTACCCGTGTGGGCAGGGGCATGTTCACCCAGACTAGAAGTTTGCGGATACATTTGAAGGAGTTCGAGCCGTCGAGCGAGAATAAAAGAATTTTAAGAAAAAACGAGAGTCTTACTTTGGAAGCGCACCCCATTCCTTACAAAGATTACCACTGGTCCATACACAAACTCGCTAAAGATTTTTACTCGGATAAATTTGGCAAGAACATTTTCAGCGCGAACAAAGTGAAAGAGCTTCTCACGAATTCGGAAAAGAGTAATTTTAATACTGTGCTGGTATACCACGATGCAAATAAAAACAACGAAGCGTCCGGGTACTGTATCTCACTTTTGACCGCTAAAATCCTTCACTACAGCTATCCCTTCTACAAGGATGGAAAGACGAATCCGTC
This window contains:
- a CDS encoding ATP-grasp domain-containing protein; its protein translation is MENRKKTIIYVTRDRERGEGKPEGKDYSIISKNGSVNTYNLLLDPDVEKEINEKRAHIVVFKNSLEIEKLAKKNKWKLLNPEAALAERVENKITQGEWLQDLARLLPPFEIAPAKDILWKKKPVIVQWAHGHTGEGTFLIENKAQLEALKEKFPLRDARISDYILGPVFTSNIVVAKNNILFGNISYQITGIPPFTENPLSTIGNDWNLPRSLLSPEKMEEIKKIGNLIGLKLQSDGWKGLFGIDVICDEKSKKLYLLEVNARQAAGVTYESELQSAMREKGASGVTTFEAHLEALGGTEQSLPIIEINDGAQIIQRVTSKPATLNIEKLEKSGYHVIKYSNTKFGSELIRIQSTQGIMATHGIFNRQGKEIAEIISSS
- a CDS encoding phospho-N-acetylmuramoyl-pentapeptide-transferase, giving the protein MPTAVLTLDILAKIIGFSILSCILAFAWSPALTFILYKYKITRRDTFDPTLGLESRKSKANVPVMGGILIIATVAVITMLANWSRSFTWVPVGVMLLSALLGGVDDLLNIFGKERRSRKLKQVFTLIRIHRDIGMRIWYAITLPWSIFKRASAWLSKHPGKGIHVHEKLFLQFAAGSLSAWWVYYKLGSHFREIYIPFTGNYLDIGWLLIPLIIFIVMFTANAVNIADGMDGLAGGMLIPTFSALALLSWIYGYDEIAILNGTVLGALITYTYFNIKPARFQMGDVGSLGLGALLAINAIVVNQIAVLFFLGFMFYIEAVTVLIQVAGRYIVGRRIFKMAPIHHHFELLGWSEEKIVMRFWIIHLAFVFLGVWIALH